The Armatimonadia bacterium nucleotide sequence CCGCTGCAATGCAGTTGCCGACCTGCCAACAAATGCTCCCGTTGGCAGCGAGAATACGAACGGCTTCGGAGATGGTCTCCGCCTGCTCAGCCACATAGTCGTCTAGACGCTGGCGGCTCTCGTACTCCTTGCCGATGTTGTAGGGAGGGGACGTGACGACCAGTTGCGCGGCGCCGTCGGGTATCTGGCGTAGCAGGTCAAGCCTGTCGCCCTCGTACAGTGTGACTCTATTCGTGGCTGAATACCGCGCTGCCACCGTTGAGGCTCCGCGGTCAGTCACAGTCTCTATCAGCTGCTGCTGGGGCTCCGCACCCAATCTCGCTACACCTCCCGATACACGCGGCCGTCCAGAATTGTGTCGATTTCCTTGTTCACTGTGTAGGCCGGCGGCTCCTTGCGCAGACACGCCTTCACGTCGTCCATGATGTTCTGCCGGATCCGCCAGCCCGCCTCCACTGAGCACCAACCCAGATGCGCCGACAGGGTCGCATTGGGCAGACTGAGCAGCTCCTGGTCCGCGGGTGGCGGCTCGACTTCATACACGTCGATGCCCGCACCGGCGATCCAGTTCTCTCGCAGCGCCTTCTCGAGTGCCGAGGTCTTGATGACGCCGCCGCGGGAGGTATTGACCAGGTATGCCGTCGGTTTCATCCTCCGGAGTTGCGGCTCGTCGATCATGTACCGCGTCTCGTCGTTCAGAGGGGTGTGCAGGGTCACGATGTCGGCGGTCTTCAGCACCGTCTCCAGGTCGTAGGTCTCCTCGATGCCCAGGGCACCCTTCTGCCGGTCGTCGAGGTACGGGTCGCAGACCATCAGGTGCATCCCGACAGCCTTCATGATCCGGTAGACGCGTCCGCCGATTCTGCCGCAACCGACGATCCCCAGGGTGGAGCCGAAGAGCCGGTGAATGTCGCCGAGGGTCGAGAAATCCCACTGCCCGGTAGTGCTGGACTCCTGGAGGATGCGGCGGCCGATGTCCAGCCTGCGTGCGCACGAGAAGATCAGGGAAACCGCTTGCTCGGACACCTCGGAGGCGCAGTAGTCCGGCTGGTAGGAGAAGCGGATACCGTGCCGGGTGCAGGCGTCCACGTCCACGTTGTCGTACCCGATCCCATGGCGGATCAGGAGCTTGCAGCGCTTGCAGCCGGCGATGACCTCCTCATCGAACTTGGCCATGTTGACCACGATGATGTCCGCGTCGGCGATGGTGGCGATGAGCTCCTCGCGGGGCGCCAGCTTGAGCTGGTGGTAGGAGAACTCCACGTCGGGCATCTTGGCGAACTCCTGAATCTCCCAGTCCAGATCGTTCTCAATGTAGTCGGTGACCACGACTTTGGTTTTCGGCACGGTTATGACCCTCCAGGCGTGTCACATATAGGATACCGCATCAATGGTCCATTTGAGGTCTTCGGAGTACCTGGCAGTTCCGTAGAGCCAACCAGCGGCGGCCTCCGCCGGCACTGTATAGCCGCCGAAGGTGGCTTCGCGTCGGAAGGTGGCGCCGAAGGGCACGTACTCCGCTTCCGGATCGCGGTTGCTGTCGTCGTAGCGGTCGACCACGATCTCACTCAGACTTCCGTCCTGCCTCACCCGCAGTACAGTCGCCACGGGGGTTCCGTGGATGGTAGCCGACACGCGGACCTGGTCGCTGCCGACCGCTTCCCACTTCGCCTCGGGCAGCCGCAGCAAACCTCCCGGACAGAAGGCTGCTTCCGCCATGAGCCGACCCGCACAGGACCACGAAGCCGCCTCCCCCGACAGGTTGACCAGCGGGATGATCCCCGCCACTCGGAAGCGCACCATGCCCACGCCGTCCACATACTGATCCGCGCCGCGCAGGGGAATCATCCCCATCTTCGCCCTCGCAGACCAGACAAAGCCAACGCCCGGGCGAAGGACCTCCCGGGCCTGAAGTCGGATCCAGGGCGCCTCGGGTCCTTCCCGGAGCTGCCCGTGCAGTGTGACGACCGCGCAGTCGCTGACCGGAGTACCAGGGGCAATCGCGTGGGCGAAGTACCTCTGTGCTGCCTCCGGCAGGTCGGCCACCATCGAGGCGTCGAAGACCTGCCCGTCGCCGGGCGCCGAGAGCGAATCCCAGGCGGCCTGCACGCGGGCGTCCTCACGGAACGCCAACACCAGCAGAGCGCCGATCGCTGCCAGCAGGATCAGACCTATTGAGACCCCCAACCAGGGCACCATCGGGATTGCTCCAGGCCTCCATGACCTGCGCCTGGTCGGGCACGGTCGAGGCGTGATGCGACATAGCTGCCGACGAACTCCTGACCTTCCGCAACCGACAGCCCGAATCCTCCACGTCGTCGGCGCCACCCGTCGGGGTCATGATACCTTTGGTACTGCCGCTTGTCGAGGACGGACGTCGGCTACCTCGCAAGAGCCGTCCTCGCAGTCGCCGGAGCCTACTCGTAGAACTTCCCGTCCGTGATCTCCGCCTCGGGCTCACCGGCCGCCACCATCTGCCGCTTGAGACGGGCCTTGAGCTCCTGGCGCACCGCGTCGTACTGCTTGCGGCCGATCAGGTTGACGGACTCATAAGGGTCGGCCCAGAGGTCGTACAGGTAGCGCTCCACGTAGTGGTCGCTGCCGCTGTCCTTCCAGGCCTGCTTGTCTGGGGCATAGACTGCGTACTTCCAGCGTTCCGTCCGCACGGCGCGTCCAACCTCGGCCTCGCTGATCTGGACGTACACCTCGTTAGCCCAGTCCTTGTTCTGGCCCCGGGTCAGCGGTGTTGCGTCGCGTCCCTGCATCGAAGCAGGCACCGTCAGCCCGGCTGCGCTCAGAATCGTCGAGGGAACGTCGACCAGACTGACCAGCTCGGGCACCGTGCGCGAAACGTCCATCCCCGGCCCCTGCATCACAAAGGGGATGCGGATGCTGGACTCATGGCAACTGCGCTTGTACTCGCCGTTGCGCGTGCGGAAGTGGCAGCCGTGATCGCTGGTGAAGACCACCACGGTGTTGTCCAGCGTGCCCTGCTGCTCGAGGGCGCCCAGCAGCCGGCCGAGATTGTCGTCGAGACTCCGTACGCAGCCGTAGTATCCCGGAAGCGACTCGTACCAATCGCCCGGACGGCTCAGCAGGTCCTGCGGAACCCACGGGTCCTTGTAGTGATCGCGGTACTCGTCGGGGCCGACGAAGGCGTGCATGTCATTCTGGAAATGGGGTTCGAGGTAGGAGATGAACAGGTAGAAGGGCTTGTCGCGGTCGCGGCTGACGAACTCGACTGCCCGGTCGGTCATAGCATCCACACGATAGCCGGGGTACCACACCTGCTGGTTGTCCTGATTCCACATCCGGCAGTCGTAGGGGTGGGAGGTGAACTCCAGGACATCTGCACCCTCCCAGTAGCCCTCATAGCCGCCGCGGAGCTCGCGAGGAACGGGATCGGCCCCGGTGTTGGCCAGATGCCACTTGCCCAGGTAGCCGACGTCGTACCCGGCCTCGGTGAAGCAATGCCCGAGGGTTCGCTGGTCCTGGGGCAGCGCAATCCCATTGCGCCAGACTCCATGTCCCGTGCCGTGCTTGCCGGTCTGAAGCGAGCCACGGGCGGGTGCGCAGACGGGCTGACAAGTGAAGGCGTTCTGGAACAGGACGCCGCGACGGGCCATGGCGTCGAGGTTGGGCGTCAGGTCCATCGGACACCCGTAGCAACCGCAGGTATCCCAGCGCTGCTGATCCGTGAAGAACACCAGGACGTTCGGGCTGGCGGTCGGCAAGAGACACCCTCCTCTGAAGTGGGAATCGGCGTTGCCCCCGAGGATCGACCGGGCACGACCAACCCAAGTGTCGAGGGCCGCCGCAAAGACGCGACCTCAACCCCACACATTCCCCGCAGGAGGTCGCTTCTCCTGCGCCCCGACTTCACGTCTGAACGGACCGCTCTGACGCAGTCGCGCCTAGACGCTGAAGCGGAACTCGATCACGTCGCCATCCTGCACCACGTAGTTCTTGCCCTCCAGGCGCAGTTGGCCCTTCGCGCGACATTCCTGGTGAGAGCCCGAGGCGATCAGGTCGTCATAGGCCACGACTTCGGCTCGGATGAAGCCCTTCTCGATGTCGCTGTGGATCTTGCCTGCAGCACGGGGAGCCAGGGTGCCCCGGGGGATGCTCCAGGCACGTACCTCGTCAGGGCCGACGGTGAAGAAGCTGATCAGGTCGACCAGAGCGTAGGCGGCGCGGATGAAGCGGTCGCGCGCTGAGTCCGAGATTCCGTAGTCGGCGAGGAAGGCAGTTCGATCCTCCGCTGGAAGCTGGGCGATCTCAGCCTCCAGGGGCGCACACAGCTCGAAGGTGGGGAGGCCCTGAGCGCCGGCGACCTCGCTGATCGACGCCGTCACTGGTTTGCCCAGGTCACTCTCGCTCACGTTGGCCAGAACCAGCGTCGGCTTGCGGGTCACGAACTGGTACCCGCGCAGCGTCTTGAACTCCTCCTCCGAGAGCTCCACACCGGCGATCCGGCGGCCTGAGGAGAGTGTCTCCTGAAGACGCGCCATGAGAGGCTTCTCGGAGGCAGACTCCTTCTTGCCGCGCAGGAGGTCCTTGTCGATGCGCTCGAGGCGGTTCTCGACCACCGACAAATCGGCAAGGGTGAGGTCGAGCAGGTAGCTATCGAGACTCCCCGCAGCATCGCCCGGGAGGAACCCGCCGACCACGACCGCCAGGGCGTCGCAGTCGGCCAGGGCTCCGGTGATGGCGGAGAGCTTGTCCGATGTTGCACCGGCTGCCCCGAGGTCGATGAAGGTGATCTCGGCGGGAGTGGTCTTCTTGGGGTTGAACATGCCCGACAGGACTTCGAGACGGTCGTCGGGAACGCCGACGACGCCCAGATTCGGACCGCGCGTCGCGAAACCCTCCAGGTCCAGACCCGTCAGGCTGCTGAAGACAGTGGTCTTGCCCGACCCCTCGGGGCCGATAATGCCGATCTTCACTTCACGTCACCTCATGCCGGCGCCGGCTGGGAGTTGGCACACAAAGCAAACGTCGCGACTTTCGTCGCGACGCTGCGGGAAACCCGTAGACGCCCTGTACGCCTAGACAGCGCTATACACCTAATGATAACCTCGCCGGGCGCATCAAGTCAATGCTCTGACGGCCCGCCATATGCCACACGCGAGCAGTCGCTCTAGAGTCGCACGACCGCCTTCAGTATCCGCTCCGGCGCCTCTCCCATCAGCTTCAGTGCCTCTTCCGCCTGCGTCAGTTCCAGGCGTTGCGTGAGCAGGGGCAGGACGTCGACCCGGCCACGGGCGATCAGCTCTATCGCCTGGGGGACTGTGCCGCAGTGGAGGCGGGAGCCCAGGAAGTCGAGCTCCTTCTTCACCATCACGTTCCCCGGGATCGTGATGTCGCTGCTGATGAGGCCAAGCAGGACAACTCGTCCGGCGTGGACGACCAGGTCCAGAGCCTGTGCCACGGTCCCCGAAGTTCCGACGGCCTCGACTACGAGGCTGGGGCCGCTGCCTCCGGCGAAGTCCTTCAGTGCCGACACGAAGCCCTCCTCACGAGGGTCGAAGGCGGCATCTGCCCCCAACTCCAGGGCCTTCTCACGTCGCGCCGCCGAGAGGTCGCTGAGGGCAACGCGAGCCCCACGGGCCTTCGCCACCAGCATCACACAAAGCCCAATGGTGCCTGCGCCGATGATAAGCACCGCATCCTCGGGACCGGTGCGTCCGCGGTTGTTCGCCTCCACACCGATGGACAGCGGCTCCACGAGCGCTGCCTGATCGTCGGTGAGCTCAACCGGAACTCGGTGCAGGCACTCAAGCGGTGCGAGGTAGTACTCCGCCAGCGCTCCCGGCGCATGAACCCCGATTACCTGCTGGTTCTCACAGCAGTTGTAGCGGCCATGGGTGCACGGGTAGCACTTCCCGCAGGGCATTGCCGGGTCGAGCACCACGCGATCTCCCGGCTGCAGGTTCTCCTCGACCGGACGGTTCGGCAGACGCAGCAGGCCCTCAGGACGTGGGCGGACCTCCATCACTGTGCCGACCACCTCGTGACCAGGTACTTCAGGATAGCGGAAGAAGGGCTGGGTGCCCTCATAGGCGTGCAGGTCGGAGCCGCAGATGCCGCAGGCATGAACCTTGATCAGCGCCTGCCCCGGCTGCGGCGTGGGTTGCGGACGGTCGGTCACGACGGCATCATGTCGGCCACGAATCACAAAGGCTTTCACAACGTTCCCTCTCTCACTGCTTGGCGAAGAGCTTGTGCTGGGAACCTCCGCATCGCGCTTCCGGGAGGCCACAGACGCCCATCTTTCCGCGTGCAGGCGCCTGTGTCCTGCGTGAGAGTCACAGGACCCTCAACAAGCTGACGGGCCGGCGCTCCAGAAGGAGGCCGGCCCGGAGGCGGCGATGGCGACTTCAGATCAGAACTCGAAGGTCTCGGCGTATACGAGACGCGGCGTCGTCGGCTGTGCCGGGACGGCAACCACGGCCAGGGGTATCCCGCCGGGCCGATCGATCTCGTAGACCTCGTACTCCTTCAGCGCCAGGCGGAAGGCCTGGGTCCCACGGTCAGCCGGGAGGGTCATGCGCCCTGTCCAGGTCCAGCGGCGGCTTCCATCAGCAGGGCGCTGAGCAGAGAGTTGGATGGGATCGCCGGCTACCGGCCGCCAACGCAGGTCACCAGTCAGGTTTGCGCTGGCGGTCTCCAACGAGACCTCCATGCGGCTGCTGCCGCTTACCCTGGCACTGCCGATGTAGCTGACGCCCGTGACCGAGATCGCGATCGTGCGGTTGTCGAGGTAGGTCATCGTCGCGATGCGCTCGGGCAGCAGTTGCACAAAGTCGGCCAGCACCACGCGGGAGAGCTTGACGTCCATGCCGTCGTGCTGGACGGACTTCGGCTGGTAACGCGCGAGGGCGAGGCGCACGAAGGGGAAGTACGACTGCCCCGGATCGAGCTCGATGTCGCTGTACCACAACTGGCGCTGCGGATCATAGAGCACTTCGTGGCCGACCACTGCCACGCGCAGGTCACGGCGCATCCGCATCAGGCTGTCGGGCCCCTGGGTGAGCTCATCGAGGGTTAGGTCGCCCTCCCAGGCCAGCTTGTGAGTGAAGGCCTCAGGACCCGGCCAGGCTGGTGTCGCAGTCGTTCGCCAGGTCGGGTCGGCACCCATCTGCGTCACGAGGGACTTGAGCACCGGCATCCAGCCATAGGTGTCCTTGTGCATCACGTCTACTCCGGCCGCTCGTGGCCACGGGATGACGACGCCGAGTTGCTCGCCCTCACCTGAGGAGAACCACGGGCGCTCCAGGTAGACGCGCATCCCGCCACTGGTGCGGCGACTCATCTGTCCGTTCGGCAGGGCCTGTCGCTCCCAGCCGAAGGTGGGGATGACGTACATGAGCTTGGGAGCCGCCGGGCGCGCCGAACTGGGCACCTCGACTGTCACCTGTTGTGAGACACGAGTGATCGGCGTCTTGCCGCTCCTGATGTCGGCCTCGCTGAGGTTGAAGCAGCTCTTGTGCCGGGTCGTGGTGATCGCGGTGTAGCGCACCTTGCGGTACTTGGTGTCGCCAAACTCATGCCGTCGCGGGATGCCTGCCGGGAGCACCTGCAGGAGACCCGGGTCGAAAAGACGCGATCGGGCCACATCCTTGCGCAGGGCCTGGTTGCTCAGATTGCGCGTGAGCCCGGTCCTGGCCTCGGGGCGTGCAGCGAGTGAGGCGGCCGATACCCTCCCTGCCGTGCCGGTGCGCAGTACCATCGGTGTCGCGGCACCGATCGGCACCGACTGGGCGGCTGGCGCCGTGGGCTGTATGGGCTGTATGGGCTGGGTTGGCTGCAGCCGTACCGGTGGACGGCCGGGCAGGGGCTGCACCGTTGCCGCAGGTGGCTGCACAGCAGTGGGTGTTGGTCTGATGGCCCCTGCAACGGCGCCTATCAAGGCCGGGTTGACCTCCATGATCTTGGCGACCGGCTGGGCGATGAGCGCGTACTTGTCACTCGTCTCGACGCCGATCTCCCACACGTGCGAACTGCCGGTCACGCCCTGCCATTGTGGCCAGGCAAGGTCATCGACCGGGTCGGTCCAGTCCGCATGGACATCCACCTTGACCGCGCTCTTGCCGTCCAGGGCCACGCGGCCGTAGAAGGAAGCATAGGTGTCGCCGAAGTCGCGGGCGACGGTGAGGTACTGGATCTGCGGCACACCAAGAGGCTGCTGCACCGCGTGAAGCACCGTGATTGGGTGCGCAGGGGTGAGCAGCACGTTGCGCCCCTCGGTAGCAATCCGCCCAAGATCCGCGAGGCGGCGGGTCAGGTTCGCGTCGAGGCCTGCCCGGGGAGCCGCCAGGCTGAGCTGGCGCGGATCGGCAAGCTGGAAGCGTAGTCGCTGCCTATCAAGGGGAGCGGCCTGAAGAGCGGCAAGCTTCGGGATCGTCAGGTTGTCCATCGACATCCGCCAGACCGCCATGTTCCCGACTGCCTGGGCCGGCAGGCTGCAGCTCACACTGATCTCGGCGGTCTCTGCCTTCGGTAGCGGCAGGCGCAGCGTCCGACTGGCTGCATCGAACTCGGGCACGGCTCCCGCCGCTGCGGGCTCATACACGTCCAGTCGGAAGGGCTCGATGTCCGGCCAAGTACCGGTGAAGGGAACCTGGAGCGCGTACTCCTTCGCCGGGTCTGCCGACAGCGGGAACTTGATCCGCACGAGGGCCAGGGTCGCCAGAGGATCGGGCAGATAGGGCATCGGCATCCGGTCGGCATCGTAGAACTTGGCCAGCGGCTTGTCGTGGTCGATGAGCATCTGGAAGGTCTGTGGATCGCCCTTCATTCCGGCGTCGGTGTCGAGCATGCCGTGCATCTCCGACATCAACTCCGAGGTCTTGGGCGGTGCGATATGCCGTGCCGACACCTCCGTCGTGCGTGCGGCGTCCCGGGCCTGTGCCTGGGATGCATCGGTCGGGAGGAAGGCACCCGGTACGCCGCCGGGGGCCGCTGGACCAGCCTGGTTCATCGAGCGAAGCACCACGTGATCGACGGTCTCGCCCTTGGCGTTGCTGAGGTCCTTGCGGGCTACGATCACCGGAGCGTTCACCGGCTCATGGCGGGAGAACACCAGAGGCTCCGAGGCCGATCCGGCCGCTGTCGAGGTCCAGGGGATACCATTCCCGGCGAGGTCCACCAGGCGAGCACGAAGTCGGTACTGGCGACCGAAACGCAGCCTGGGCAGGCTGCCGGGCTTCGCGACGAACTCGGTGTCGAGCCCATATTCGGTCGTGTCACCCGGTGTGACGCCGGGCTCCGCGAGCGGTTTGTCCGGCCTTGGCGCAGATAGGCTCCAGCCCTCCCACCGGACGAAGATCTCGTGCAGGCTCATGGACTTCGAGCCGTCCGCAGCACCGCGCGCACCCGAGCTGATCCACCCCTCGTCTTCCACGCCGGCGATCATCCGGTCGACGCCCTTCGCGGCGTTCGCGAAGTGGTACGTCCCGATGCGCCGGCACAGCGAGTGCCACTGGCTCGACTTGTCGTCCCACACGTCAACCCGCCAGCCGCGCACCAGGTCTTCGGCCCACAGTTCCATCTGGGCATCTTCCGTCGCGCTCGTGGCGATGGGCGCGACCGGTCCGGCGCTGCGCAAGGCGGGCGCCGCTGCGAATCGGCTCTCGAGGGCCTTCACGACTTCATTGCGAGCGGTGGCCGTCGGCAGAATCTGGGTCGCCAGTTGGATGGCCCGGTTCACCCTCGCCACCCAGATCCCGGCTGTGCGAAGGGGCGGAGGAGTCGTCTCAGCCGCAGGCGGTGTTGGAATCGGCGCCCCTACCTGCAATGCAGCGGCCGCCATGGCTACCCATTGCGTGACCTTGCCGGCGTAGTCGATGGCGCGAAGGGCAGCGGCATCCACATCCATCTGCCCGATCTCGAACAGCCCGGGATCGTTGAGGCGAAGCATCCCGTCCTCAATGTCGCTGCCTTCGGCCGGAGTCTGCCGGGGACGGGCAACGAAAGAGTTCGCAGCAACCGTGCAACGGGTCCGCGGAGTGACGTTCGCCGTCGCGAAGTCCGAAGTCCAGGAGGGCACCACTCGCACGGCCGTCGCAGCGGTCATCCCCGCCTGAAGCGGAACCTCCAGCTCAATCACCAGACCAAGTCGGCGCATCACCTCGGGATACTGGCCGAGGTGGGTGAGGATCTCATGGAAGTCGGGCGTCGGCGCCCTGATCGCCATGAGGTTCGGCGAGAGCTTGCCCACCTTGCGCTCGACAGGCTCATGAAACATCGCTACCTGGTGGAAGGCCAGGGCGGACGGTGTGACGGTTGTCCGAAAGGCGTTTGTGCGGGCGACGAAGGCACTCGTGGCCGGACGCGCTGTGCCTCCCATGAGCGCCCTTCGTGGAGTCGTCGCCGGCGGCTCGGTGTACAGAGCCTTGAACTGCAAGCTCTGCATCTGCCGGCCTAGGCCGCTGGTCAGCTCCTGCTGCTGGGTCTTCGGCAGCACCAGGTTCTTGAGAAGGTCGCTCGTAGGTCCCAGTCCCGGCTGCGTGGGCCCGAAGTCCGGCGGCCGGTCGGGAGACACCACGGCGACTGTCTCGTAGACCGCCCGGACGTCCTCCTGGATGTTCTGGACCGGGAAGGAGTTGATGACGCGGCCGGTGTAGTCCGGGAAGACATAGGTCTTCAGCCGCGTCTGCTCATGGAAGATCGCCTTCCAGAGGTCAGCGGGTGGTGGGTCACCCGCGGGAGCCACCCGGGTCGCAGCCACCGTCGGGCCGCCATCGAACTTGACCTGAAAAGTGGCCGCTGCCATCTTGTCGGGCCAGTGCAGGAAGTCTGGGAACTGCTGCAGCGTCGGATTGCTCCCTCCCTCGTTGGTCTGCAGGCGAGGGGAGACAAACACAGACAACTGGAGCCGCGCACCATCCTGGGTGATGCCCTTCGGTACTGCGGTCCAGATGATCGTCTGCTTCTTCATGGCGAGCCTCCTGTCCAGAGCGCTCAGATAGATAACGGCGGGCACTGCATCGGTCTCGGCCGGTCGAGTCGGCTAGGCGAAGGCGGCGCAGTAGGTTGCCCAGGTCTGGGGCTCCAGAACGTCGCTGAGCGTCGCTCGCGGCAGACTGACCGCCCGGGGCCGGGTAGCCCGCAGCCCGCGCAGATCATCCGCCGCCGCCAACTTCGCGCCGTCCCACAGCATGGCGGTCTCTGAGGAGCCTGCGAACTGCCGCTCGACTGTGAGGGTGACGCCGAAGCTGAAGAACAGGATTTCGATCTCCACCTCGAGACTGGCAGTACCGTAAAGGCGGTTGCCATCCGACTCGTAGGTCATCCCCAGGTAGAACTCGGCCGAGATCGTGATGAGGCCCAGGACCGACAGGCTTCCGCCGCAGCGCACGTAAGCGGTGAGGCTGATCGAGTCGACATACTTGAAGTAGATGCCCGCCATGAGATGGATGCCGCCACTGGCGACGCCGATGTCCATCGCCATGTTGCCGCCGAACTCAAAGGCGGCCTCGATCAGCTTGATGTCATCGGGCACGACTTCAATGCCGAAGAAACCGCCGCCGCCGAAGATCCCGACCGAGATGATGAAGGGGTCGGCCTTCTCCGAGAAGTTGAAGCGCAAGGTGACGGGATCGTTGAGGTAGGAGAGTGTGAGCGCCGCTCCCAGGCGGATGTTCTCGATGCTCATCACGCCGCAGCCGATGCTGGGAAGCGTGATGCTGAAGGCCGCCGTGATACTCGTCGGCTGCGGATCGATGCTGAGCCCGCCGAGGTCGCCGCTCTTGAGCACTTCCTTCAGCTCATTGACGAAGGTCAGTGCTCCGCCGAACTCCACGCCCTCCAGGTCCACCTCCACATCCGGCTGCATCCCGGTGCGAGCGGAGAACCGTGCCAGCTTGAAGTTGGCGATGAGCAGGTCGAACAGGTTCAGCGCGAAGGTCTCGAGCTTCGCCTCGGCCTCAAACAGAGGTGGCTGAGCCTGTGGTCCGGGAAGCAGCGGCGTCTCGGCTCGCGCATTGAAGGTGAACTTGGCCGCCCCACCACGGTCCTCGAAGGGACCGGCGCTGCTCACCTTGGGGCTCCAGTTGTACTTGGCGATGAGCCGTTCCGGGATGCCCAGCGAGTTCTTCTGCGTCTCGGTGGTCAGTCCGGGCACCTGTGCAAGCCCAAGGCCCTTCATGATGATGCTAACCAGATCGACGCAGCCAAACAGCTTCGGGAACATCCCGCTGAAGAAGTCCGACGGGTCGAACTGCCCGCCGGCGACGTTCGACAGCGCACCACCGAGAGGACCGAAGGAACGCGAGAGACCGTTGATGAGGACGTCCGGGGAGAGCATCCCGCCGGACTTGTCCGTGGGGAACATGAGACCCTGGTTGGCCGCCTTACCCAAGTCGTCGACGAGCTTGAGGAATACCTCACCGGCGTTCTTGGCGGCGTCCCAGGCGTTGTTCACGTATGCCGAGTCCAGCGCCACCCACACCGGTACGTCCTGGCCGATCATGTTGGTGATCGCCGGTACTCGAACCAGAGCCTGAGCCACGGTCGGGTAGAACTGTGGCTGGTCCTGGAGCTCGAAGGCAACGCCGAGTTGCTGGGCGACCGAGGGCCTGACAGGTGCCGGAACCGAGTTGAGGATCGTCGCGCACTGGGTCGGTGCCTCAGCGCCGAAGCGGATCGTCGTTGTCTCGAAGCTGGTGTCGTCCTTCCCGGCGGTGCCTTCCGCCAGGGCCACGGACTGGCCTGCGATGTCACGGTTCCGTAGGGCGACGGGAACCTCTTTGTTGTAGTAGTTGCAGGCCGCCGCCATCTTGCTGTAGTCGAAGGAGATCGTGGACTCGATGAACATGAGCGGACAGGTGAACTCGATGGTGTTGCCCTCGGAGTCCTCGCCGACCATGTGGAACTCGAATTCCTTGCCGTTGACCTTGGGCCAGAACGCCTCCTGGGCGGTGTTGCTGATGTTGCCCGCCTTGCAGGCGGCCGGGTCGTCGAGAGTCGGGGTCACCAGCGTCTTGATCCGCACCTTGCGCAGGGACATCTGGCGTCCGTCGTTGAGCTGCCAGAAGGCGGGGTAGTCCTTCTCGGGCTGGCGGACGACGATGAAGTAGCGCTGGCGCAGGTACGCCACCGAGCCGTCGCGCGTGTCCTCGAACTTGCGCTCGGTGACCTTCACAAGGGCCGCCATGTTGCCGAAGGGGAACAGGTAGCCCTTGTAGACGACCTTCACGTACTGGTCGCGGCCCATTGTGGCCTGGTGGACCCACTCGATCAGGGAGATGCTGATGCCGATCGGCTTGGGCGCCCCGTAGTGAACATCCAGCCAGGCGCCCAGGGAGCTGAGCATGACCCGGTTGGCCTCGATCACGCGCTCCCGGGCATCCGTGATCTTCTGGAAGTCCGAGGTGAGCGTGACCAGGTCTGA carries:
- a CDS encoding C-terminal binding protein, yielding MPKTKVVVTDYIENDLDWEIQEFAKMPDVEFSYHQLKLAPREELIATIADADIIVVNMAKFDEEVIAGCKRCKLLIRHGIGYDNVDVDACTRHGIRFSYQPDYCASEVSEQAVSLIFSCARRLDIGRRILQESSTTGQWDFSTLGDIHRLFGSTLGIVGCGRIGGRVYRIMKAVGMHLMVCDPYLDDRQKGALGIEETYDLETVLKTADIVTLHTPLNDETRYMIDEPQLRRMKPTAYLVNTSRGGVIKTSALEKALRENWIAGAGIDVYEVEPPPADQELLSLPNATLSAHLGWCSVEAGWRIRQNIMDDVKACLRKEPPAYTVNKEIDTILDGRVYREV
- a CDS encoding DUF6544 family protein, whose protein sequence is MVPWLGVSIGLILLAAIGALLVLAFREDARVQAAWDSLSAPGDGQVFDASMVADLPEAAQRYFAHAIAPGTPVSDCAVVTLHGQLREGPEAPWIRLQAREVLRPGVGFVWSARAKMGMIPLRGADQYVDGVGMVRFRVAGIIPLVNLSGEAASWSCAGRLMAEAAFCPGGLLRLPEAKWEAVGSDQVRVSATIHGTPVATVLRVRQDGSLSEIVVDRYDDSNRDPEAEYVPFGATFRREATFGGYTVPAEAAAGWLYGTARYSEDLKWTIDAVSYM
- a CDS encoding sulfatase-like hydrolase/transferase; translation: MPTASPNVLVFFTDQQRWDTCGCYGCPMDLTPNLDAMARRGVLFQNAFTCQPVCAPARGSLQTGKHGTGHGVWRNGIALPQDQRTLGHCFTEAGYDVGYLGKWHLANTGADPVPRELRGGYEGYWEGADVLEFTSHPYDCRMWNQDNQQVWYPGYRVDAMTDRAVEFVSRDRDKPFYLFISYLEPHFQNDMHAFVGPDEYRDHYKDPWVPQDLLSRPGDWYESLPGYYGCVRSLDDNLGRLLGALEQQGTLDNTVVVFTSDHGCHFRTRNGEYKRSCHESSIRIPFVMQGPGMDVSRTVPELVSLVDVPSTILSAAGLTVPASMQGRDATPLTRGQNKDWANEVYVQISEAEVGRAVRTERWKYAVYAPDKQAWKDSGSDHYVERYLYDLWADPYESVNLIGRKQYDAVRQELKARLKRQMVAAGEPEAEITDGKFYE
- a CDS encoding DUF933 domain-containing protein; amino-acid sequence: MKIGIIGPEGSGKTTVFSSLTGLDLEGFATRGPNLGVVGVPDDRLEVLSGMFNPKKTTPAEITFIDLGAAGATSDKLSAITGALADCDALAVVVGGFLPGDAAGSLDSYLLDLTLADLSVVENRLERIDKDLLRGKKESASEKPLMARLQETLSSGRRIAGVELSEEEFKTLRGYQFVTRKPTLVLANVSESDLGKPVTASISEVAGAQGLPTFELCAPLEAEIAQLPAEDRTAFLADYGISDSARDRFIRAAYALVDLISFFTVGPDEVRAWSIPRGTLAPRAAGKIHSDIEKGFIRAEVVAYDDLIASGSHQECRAKGQLRLEGKNYVVQDGDVIEFRFSV
- a CDS encoding zinc-binding alcohol dehydrogenase family protein, which encodes MKAFVIRGRHDAVVTDRPQPTPQPGQALIKVHACGICGSDLHAYEGTQPFFRYPEVPGHEVVGTVMEVRPRPEGLLRLPNRPVEENLQPGDRVVLDPAMPCGKCYPCTHGRYNCCENQQVIGVHAPGALAEYYLAPLECLHRVPVELTDDQAALVEPLSIGVEANNRGRTGPEDAVLIIGAGTIGLCVMLVAKARGARVALSDLSAARREKALELGADAAFDPREEGFVSALKDFAGGSGPSLVVEAVGTSGTVAQALDLVVHAGRVVLLGLISSDITIPGNVMVKKELDFLGSRLHCGTVPQAIELIARGRVDVLPLLTQRLELTQAEEALKLMGEAPERILKAVVRL